From Haliotis asinina isolate JCU_RB_2024 chromosome 8, JCU_Hal_asi_v2, whole genome shotgun sequence, a single genomic window includes:
- the LOC137293776 gene encoding protein PAXX-like has product MADFTALITEAKVEDLHRVYRNAKNAFLCFTRLADPCWVVSVTDGVDVWRLELDYDELDSHRDLSGVNTMNAFLTKFRDGFASGNLSVSRSGTKVTLTVGTGASAFTFDLYEAKAADKKTELQTVLFRLADQATDLNTKLNAANVQITNLKAQKKAGGDRSALFDLGPKKGANPAKAKPKKTGMSVLNPSSRKRKAAKGVEFD; this is encoded by the exons ATGGCAGATTTTACAGCCCTCATTACAGAGGCCAAAGTAGAAGATTTGCACAGAGTGTACAGAAATGCCAAGAACGCTTTCCTCTGCTTTACGAGACTTGCTGACCCGTGTTGGGTTGTGTCGGTAACCGATGGTGTGGATGTGTGGCGACTGGAGCTGGACTATGATGAGTTAGATTCACATAGAGATCTAAGCGGTGTTAACACTATGAACGCCTTCCTTACTAAATTTAG gGATGGGTTTGCATCAGGTAATCTGTCTGTTTCAAGAAGTGGCACTAAGGTGACACTGACAGTGGGAACTGGAGCTTCAGCCTTCACCTTTGACCTCTATGAAGCAAAGGCAGCAGATAAAAAGACTGAACTTCAGACAGTATTGTTCCGTCTGGCTGACCAAGCAACTGACCTGAACACTAAACTAAACGCTGCAAATGTTCAGATTACAAATCTTAAAGCACAGAAGAAAGCAGGTGGTGATAGGAGTGCTCTGTTCGATCTTGGACCCAAGAAAGGAGCAAATCCTGCAAAGGCAAAGCCGAAGAAAACAGGCATGAGTGTGTTGAACCCATCAAGTCGGAAACGAAAAGCTGCAAAAGGAGTTGAATTTGATTAA
- the LOC137293464 gene encoding echinoderm microtubule-associated protein-like 6 has protein sequence MADKTAPTSQLRLQWVYGYRGHQCRNNLFYTGNKDIVYFVAGVGIVYNVREHRQRFFLGHDDDIVSLALHPDRTLVATGQIGKSPYICVWDTASTDTVSILKEGHQHGVSAMGFDKDGSRLVSVGMDQHATINVWDWRKGKIISTVRGHSDKVFDVQFHPFQDNTIVSCGVKHIKFWSLCGNALTAKKGVFGKVGEIQTMMCLAFGPDGQTYAGTLSGDIYVFKGNTLDRVIAGAHNGPVYSLDMSEEGYSSGGKDGVAKFWDPDFKPITSVNLVNAPEGYKGICIRSICWRGDRALVGTQDSEVFEMQVKDRDKPQCLVQGHAEGELWALAVHPRKPIFATGSDDQTLRLWNMNNFELLSKTTLDQKIRSCSFDNEGQHIAAGFTDGSFMVLRSRDLSEIAHIKDRKEMIHEMKYSPCGKFLAVGSNDNFVDIYSVEQRYKRVGTCSGNSSFITHLDWSEDSKYLQTNSGAAERLFFKMPVGKQATNKEEVDSIHWSTFTGVLGSEVNGIWEKYTDTNDVNALDSNFGGEVAVTGDDFGLVKLFRFPCLKKGAKFRRYVGHSAHVTNVRFSADRHHVISTGGADHAVFQWRYLPEGATDDDLPEQLNAYIDSNSEASDSDLSDIGEIDSDLEREKQVRYDRNLYKEDTKNFKKLMRSDMKPGVKRSSGPTDSLKLEYVHGYRGYDCRNNLFYTQNGEIVYHVASVGIVYNKEKHSQRFYTQHTDDILCLCIHPIKDLVATGQVGREPSIHVWDAETLKTGSILKGHHQRGVCAVDFSGDGKKLVSVGLDDNHCVVVWDWKKGEKLATTRGHKDKIFVVKWNPFETSKLVTVGVKHIKFWSQTGGGFTSNRGTVGKVAKLCDMLCVAYGKTADVCFSGGSDGNVFIWNGITLQKTVKAHEGPVFAMHSLDKGFVTGGKDGVIGLWDDQFERCLKTYAIKRASVAAGSRGMFITESPAVRAIVLGHGKILVGTKNGEILEVDKSGPLTILTQGHMEGEVWGLAVHPSQDVFATVSDDKTLRLWELGPENKMINYKELKQPARSVTFSPDGKALAIGHRDGSFVVVNAESMDDIISHHHRKEEISDIRFSPGAGKYLAVASHDNFVDIYNVLSTKRVGTCKGASSYITHIDWDSSGKVLMVNSGAREQLFFEAPRGKRITLKNQEIEKFAWDSWTCVLGATCEGVWPPKCDVTDVNASSLTKSGNLLATADDFGFVKLFNYPSKGKYAKFKKYPAHSAHVTNVRWSQSDTKLISTGGADTAVMVWKRVGLSENKMNATGDSDDSDTDEEEEGYDSDVEREKKMDYGSKIYVNPIREKDGVRPHLQNTRELDRPAVSRGAPQPPKVQRAEPPPTAGGKRRKMTQVTDLQLEYIHGYRGFDARSNLCYINDGADIVFHAAGAGIVQNLSSGSQSFYVKHTDDIICLTVNQHPKLKNVVASGQIGNPPSVHVWDAVTKETMSIVQGVHSKGVCSVDFSCTGKYLLTVGLEDEHNVAVWRWQDGSKVAVAPGNSQRIFQAEFRPDSDTQFVSVGVKHVKFWTVAGSQLVGKRGILTDAGSGADVKKMQTMLSVAFGANNLTYTGAMSGDVYVWKDTTLTRLVQKAHNGPVFSMYTTLRDGLIVTGGKEIPSKENGPVKLWDQDMKRCRAFSVGQGRLKPEVVKSVCRYKGKILIGTKDNDVIEIGEKNGTVQTIVGGHAEGEVWGLDRHPTLPQYITASYDGTVRLWDVSSKALLAKLEVGPARSVSFSRDGELIAVGLKNGEFLILTKDLKLWAKKRDRSGSINDIRFSPDNKYLAVGSEDSCVDFYDISQGPSLVRKGYCNGIPSFVIQMDFSADSKYIRVSTGAYVNQIFAIPGGTLVEDPKLISKITWISWTSTLGSEVLGIWPKDSSNADVNCAHLSHLGNALATGDDFGFVKLFEFPCPDKMAPHKRFGGHSAHVTNVRFTNDDKHLVSTGGDDCCVFVWKCL, from the exons ATGGCTGACAAGACAGCCCCGACATCTCAACTGAGACTACAGTGGGTATATGGCTACAGAGGCCACCAGTGTCGCAATAACCTCTTTTACACTGGAAACAAGGACATTGTTTACTTCGTTGCCGGCGTTGGGATCGTGTACAACGTAAGAGAACACAGACAGAGATTTTTCCTGGgacatgatgatgatattgtcaG CTTGGCACTACACCCTGATCGCACTCTGGTTGCAACGGGTCAGATAGGCAAGAGTCCCTACATCTGTGTGTGGGACACAGCTTCAACCGATACAGTGTCAATACTCAAGGAAGGACATCAACATGGGGTGTCTGCAATGGGGTTTGACAAGGACGGAAGT AGGCTGGTGTCAGTGGGGATGGACCAACATGCCACAATCAATGTCTGGGATTGGAGGAAAGGGAAAATCATATCTACTGTCAGAGGTCACTCAGACAAA GTGTTTGATGTCCAGTTTCACCCATTCCAAGACAACACCATTGTCTCATGTGGTGTGAAGCACATCAAGTTCTGGTCGTTGTGTGGCAATGCTCTGACTGCCAAGAAGGGCGTGTTTGGTAAAGTAGGGGAGATACAAACAATGATGTGCCTTGCCTTTGGACCTGACGGTCAGACCTATGCTGGAACACTGAGTGGTGACATATATGTCTTCAAAGGCAATACCCTGGATCGAGTCATCGCTGGTGCACATAAT GGCCCTGTGTACTCCTTGGACATGTCAGAAGAGGGATATTCATCAGGAGGAAAAGATGGGGTGGCCAAATTCTGGGACCCAGACTTCAAACCAATCACTTCTGTCAACCTTGTGAATGCTCCTGAAGGCTATAAAG GTATCTGCATCAGGAGCATCTGTTGGCGTGGAGACAGAGCGCTGGTGGGAACTCAGGACAGTGAAGTATTTGAGATGCAGGTTAAAGACCGAGACAAGCCTCAGTGCCTTGTGCAAGGACATGCAGAAGGAGAGTTATGGGCCTTGGCTGTCCACCCTAGGAAACCCATCTTTGCCACAGGGAGTGATGACCAGACTCTACG TTTGTGGAACATGAACAACTTTGAGCTGTTGTCCAAAACAACATTAGACCAGAAAATTCGCTCCTGTAGTTTTGACAATGAGGGTCAGCATATTGCAGCAGGATTTACGGATGGTTCTTTCATGGTGCTGAGATCAAG AGACCTAAGTGAAATTGCCCACATCAAAGACAGAAAGGAAATGATCCATGAGATGAAATACTCACCATGTGGCAAGTTCTTGGCGGTGGGCTCCAATGACAACTTTGTAGACATCTATTCTGTGGAGCAGCGTTACAAACGAGTTGGCACTTGCTCTGGCAACTCTAGCTTCATCACCCACCTGGACTGGTCAGAGGACAGCAAATATCTGCAGACAAACAGTGGTGCAGCCGAGAGACTTTTCTTCAAGATGCCAG TGGGTAAACAGGCAACTAACAAAGAGGAGGTGGACAGCATCCACTGGAGCACGTTCACTGGTGTCCTTGGTTCTGAAGTCAATGGCATATGGGAGAAATACACAGACACTAATGATGTCAATGCTCTGGACTCAAATTTTGGTGGAGAGGTTGCTGTCACTGGAGATGACTTCGGGCTTGTAAAGCTGTTCAGATTCCCATGTTTGAAGAAAG GTGCCAAGTTCAGGAGGTATGTTGGACACTCTGCACATGTGACCAATGTTCGCTTCTCTGCGGATCGTCATCATGTGATATCAACAGGGGGTGCAGACCATGCTGTGTTCCAGTGGCGGTATCTACCAGAGGGCGCTACTGATGATGACTTGCCGGAACAGCTCAATG CCTACATTGATTCCAACAGTGAGGCAAGTGACTCAGATCTCAGTGATATTGGGGAGATTGATTCAGACCTGGAACGTGAGAAACAAGTCCGATATGACCGAAACCTTTACAAAGAGGACACCAAGAACTTCAAGAAGTTGATGAGATCAGACATGAAACCTGGTGTAAAGAGAAGCAGTGGACCCACAGACAGCCTGAAGCTGGAGTATGTTCATGG GTATCGAGGCTATGATTGCCGCAACAACCTGTTCTACACACAGAATGGTGAGATTGTGTACCATGTggcctctgtcggtattgtATACAACAAGGAGAAGCACTCCCAGAGGTTCTACACTCAGCATACGGATGACATCCTCTGTCTCTGCATACACCCCATTAAGGACCTGGTAGCAACAGGACAG GTTGGGCGAGAACCATCAATCCATGTGTGGGATGCTGAGACATTAAAGACAGGGTCCATCTTGAAGGGACACCACCAGAGGGGAGTCTGTGCTGTCGACTTCTCAG GTGATGGCAAGAAGCTTGTGTCAGTGGGTCTGGATGACAACCATTGTGTTGTGGTTTGGGACTGGAAGAAGGGAGAGAAACTTGCAACCACAAGGGGACACAAGGACAAGATCTTTGTGGTCAAGTGGAATCCCTTTGAGACCAGCAAACTTGTTACTGTCGGAGTGAAGCATATCAAGTTCTGGTCTCAAACAG GTGGTGGGTTCACTTCCAACCGAGGCACTGTGGGGAAAGTTGCCAAGCTGTGTGACATGCTATGTGTGGCGTACGGCAAGACAGCAGATGTGTGTTTCTCTGGTGGCAGTGATGGCAATGTTTTCATATGGAATGGCATCACACTTCAGAAGACAGTCAAAGCTCATGAGGGCCCAGTGTTTGCCATGCATTCGCTGGATAAG GGCTTTGTTACTGGTGGCAAAGATGGTGTGATTGGCTTGTGGGATGATCAGTTTGAGCGATGCCTAAAGACATATGCCATCAAAAGAGCATCTGTAGCTGCAGGGTCACGTGGGATGTTCATCACAGAGTCCCCAGCTGTAAGGGCTATTGTCCTTGGACATGGAAAGATCCTTGTGGGGACAAAGAATGGAGAAATCCTAGAAGTAGACAAGTCTGGACCCTTGACCATTCTTACTCAA GGACACATGGAGGGTGAAGTCTGGGGCCTTGCCGTGCACCCATCTCAGGACGTTTTTGCTACAGTCAGTGATGACAAGACCTTGAGGCTGTGGGAGCTTGGTCCAGAAAACAAGATGATCAACTACAAGGAGCTCAAGCAGCCAGCTAGATCTGTCACATTCTCACCTGATGGCAAGGCTCTAGCCATTGGACACAGAGATG GCAGTTTTGTAGTTGTGAATGCAGAAAGTATGGATGACATAATCTCGCATCATCACAGGAAGGAGGAAATATCGGACATCAGATTCTCTCCAG gtGCAGGAAAATACCTTGCAGTGGCCTCCCATGACAATTTTGTGGACATCTACAATGTGTTGAGCACTAAGCGAGTTGGCACCTGCAAGGGGGCATCAAGCTACATCACTCATATTGATTGGGATAGCAGTG GAAAAGTACTGATGGTAAACTCAGGTGCTAGGGAGCAGCTGTTTTTCGAGGCTCCAAGGGGAAAGAGAATAACTTTGAAGAACCAGGAAATAGAAAAGTTTGCATGGGACAGCTGGACATGTGTTTTGGGGGCCACATGTGAGGGGGTATGGCCTCCCAAGTGTGATGTGACAGATGTGAATGCCTCAAGTCTCACAAAGTCTGGCAACCTACTTGCAACAGCAGATGACTTTGGCTTTGTGAAGCTCTTCAACTACCCTTCAAAG GGCAAGTATGCTAAGTTCAAGAAATATCCAGCCCACAGTGCTCATGTCACCAATGTACGATGGTCACAAAGTGACACCAAGCTGATCTCTACAGGCGGTGCTGACACCGCAGTGATGGTGTGGAAACGTGTTGGTTTGTCTGAGAACAAGATGAATGCAACAGGAGACAGTGATGACTCTGACactgatgaagaagaagaag GCTATGACAGCGATGTAGAGAGAGAAAAGAAGATGGACTATGGTTCGAAAATCTATGTGAACCCCATCAGAGAGAAGGATGGAGTAAGACCTCACCTACAGAACACAAGGGAACTGGACAG GCCTGCAGTGAGCCGAGGTGCCCCCCAGCCACCTAAGGTGCAGAGAGCTGAACCCCCACCCACAGCTGGGGGTAAGAGGAGGAAGATGACCCAGGTTACA GATCTGCAGCTGGAATACATCCATGGCTACAGGGGTTTTGATGCCCGCAGCAACCTCTGCTACATCAACGATGGTGCTGACATTGTATTCCATGCAGCTGGTGCAGGCATTGTGCAGAATTTGTCATCAG GAAGCCAGTCATTCTATGTGAAGCACACTGATGATATCATCTGTCTGACTGTCAATCAACATCCCAAGTTAAAGAATGTGGTTGCCAGCGGCCAGATCGGGAATCCTCCGTCAGTACATGTGTGGGATGCTGTAACCAAGGAGACTATGTCCATTGTCCAGGGTGTTCACTCAAAGGGAGTCTGTTCCGTGGATTTCTCTTGTACAGGAAAATACTTGCTGACTGTGGGACTGGAAGATGAACATAATGTGGCAGTATGGAGGTGGCAAGATG GTTCGAAAGTAGCTGTTGCACCTGGAAATTCTCAGAGAATCTTCCAGGCTGAGTTCCGTCCAGACAGCGACACCCAGTTTGTGTCTGTGGGTGTGAAGCATGTGAAGTTTTGGACAGTAGCAGGCAGTCAGCTGGTGGGCAAGCGAGGCATCCTTACTGATGCAGGATCTGGTGCAGATGTGAAGAAGATGCAGACAATGTTGTCTGTGGCCTTCGGAGCT AACAACCTGACATACACAGGTGCCATGAGTGgggatgtgtatgtgtggaaaGACACCACGCTGACCCGTCTGGTACAGAAGGCTCACAATGGCCCTGTGTTCAGTATGTATACAACACTTCGAGATGGACTTATTGTCACTGGAGGCAAGGAAATTCC gTCCAAGGAAAATGGGCCTGTGAAGCTGTGGGATCAGGATATGAAGCGTTGCCGAGCTTTCTCTGTTGGCCAGGGACGTCTTAAGCCTGAAGTTGTCAAGTCTGTTTGCAGATACAAG GGCAAGATTCTGATTGGTACAAAAGACAATGATGTCATTGAGATAGGAGAGAAAAATGGAACGGTGCAGACTATAGTTGGTGGTCATGCTGAAGGTGAAGTATGGGGGCTGGACAGGCACCCTACCCTCCCTCAGTACATCACTGCTAGTTATGATGGAACAGTCCGACTTTGGGATGTGTCATCTAAG GCACTGCTGGCAAAGCTGGAGGTTGGTCCTGCCAGATCTGTCTCCTTCAGCCGAGATGGGGAATTAATTGCTGTTGGGTTGAAGAATGGAGAGTTCCTCATTCTCACCAAGGACCTGAAACTATGGGCAAAGAAACGAGACCGATCCGGGTCCATCAATGACATCAG GTTCAGCCCAGACAACAAATACCTGGCTGTAGGGTCAGAGGACAGCTGTGTGGACTTTTATGACATCAGTCAGGGCCCTAGTCTTGTTCGCAAAGGCTACTGCAATGGCATACCGAGTTTTGTCATACAGATGGACTTCTCCGCTGACAGCAAGTATATCAGG GTATCAACAGGAGCATATGTCAACCAGATTTTTGCCATTCCTGGAGGAACCCTTGTGGAGGATCCTAAACTCATCAGCAAGATCACCTGGATATCATGGACCAG CACACTAGGCTCGGAGGTTTTGGGCATTTGGCCTAAAGATTCCAGTAATGCTGATGTCAACTGTGCACATCTCTCACATCTTGGAAATGCCTTAGCAACAGGGGACGACTTTGGTTTTGTCAAACTCTTTGAGTTCCCATGTCCTGACAAAATG